The following coding sequences lie in one Benincasa hispida cultivar B227 chromosome 6, ASM972705v1, whole genome shotgun sequence genomic window:
- the LOC120079042 gene encoding reticulon-like protein B22 — protein sequence MSQIGRRNEGLRETEMANRTINCKTEVGKPFVALICGSLIYYHCAYRNSSLLSLVADVFIVLLCSLAILGLLFRHMNVSVPVDPLEWQISQDTANSMVAWLANTIGAAESVLRVAATGHDKRLFVKVVVCLYALSVLGRLVSGVTVAYTGLCMLCIYMVLENSESISASISPFIRRGNDPTSHQDAI from the exons ATGAGTCAAATTGGGCGAAGGAACGAAGGTTTGAGAGAGACAGAAATGGCGAATCGAACGATCAACTGCAAGACAGAAGTAGGCAAACCCTTTGTAGCTCTGATTTGCGGTTCATTGATTTATTACCATTGCGCCTATCGAAATTCCAGTCTCCTCTCCCTTGTTGCTGATGTTTTCATCGTTCTCCTTTGCTCTCTCGCCATTCTCGGCCTTCTCTTCCGCCATATGAATGTCTC GGTACCAGTGGACCCTCTTGAGTGGCAAATATCGCAGGATACTGCTAATTCTATGGTTGCTTGGTTAGCCAATACTATAGGTGCGGCTGAGTCTGTTCTGAGGGTGGCAGCAACAGGGCATGATAAGAGGCTTTTTGTGAAG GTTGTTGTTTGCCTTTACGCTCTCTCGGTGCTTGGAAGATTGGTCTCAGGTGTTACAGTTGCCTACACTG GTTTATGCATGTTGTGTATATACATGGTGTTGGAGAATTCTGAGTCAATTAGTgcttctatttctcctttcatAAGGAGAGGAAACGACCCTACTTCACATCAAGATGCCATCTGA